From the Spiroplasma chrysopicola DF-1 genome, one window contains:
- a CDS encoding dUTP diphosphatase yields the protein MIKLENLMFLATNQHKLDNYILEKYQLTAQATFQKRLLAFLIELGEFINEQREFKYWSKKPSSEKTVLLEEFIDGIHFLISLGNTLQVQYHKYHYQGLKPNKEVSLIDLYLNCFVVFPKLVKKPTEANYFKVLTSYFQIAEKLDFSEEEILATYITKNKTNFDRQDNNY from the coding sequence ATGATTAAATTAGAGAACTTAATGTTTTTAGCAACAAATCAACATAAATTAGATAATTATATTTTAGAAAAGTATCAATTAACTGCGCAAGCGACATTTCAAAAAAGATTATTGGCTTTTTTAATTGAATTAGGAGAGTTTATTAATGAACAACGCGAATTTAAATACTGAAGTAAAAAACCATCTTCAGAAAAAACAGTCTTATTAGAAGAATTTATTGATGGTATCCACTTTTTAATAAGTTTGGGTAATACCTTACAAGTCCAGTATCATAAGTATCACTATCAAGGGTTAAAACCCAACAAGGAAGTTAGTTTAATCGATTTATATTTAAACTGTTTTGTTGTTTTTCCAAAATTGGTTAAAAAACCAACCGAAGCCAATTATTTTAAAGTTTTGACAAGTTATTTCCAAATTGCTGAAAAATTAGATTTTAGCGAAGAAGAAATTTTAGCAACTTATATTACTAAAAATAAAACGAATTTTGATCGTCAAGATAATAATTACTAA
- a CDS encoding vWA domain-containing protein: MQNYLEHKTMEKLAKKLDDLKQEDLKNPTIVLKTKSNRWLADLYNDSVNNFYDKELENELAKIPLPPTMEKEIYLFNWIKVNGYEGLKQNYPKTQDFLFKVNSPFYDRLNFYRYEFNKENSNPKLLFRDFISTWENILIKRLIDYRFAKIEEIRTKFSQQLYNRLEIMNKSNKLLKTTWNFFGKLWDPERILKKGVDMAAIEKFALFLETNPAIMEIATLLGRYQGESKLIEERILDQIVMDFEWQPIGSSPEEIIGATESKDLEHLFPAELVFLRDPVLKYIFYKKFIEGKLTTFEFISQDQVPIEQIKLETVKTRVPEEKGPIILSIDTSSSMQGSPEQIAKALALAIVKIAGQDKRPCYMINFSKSIDAYDLSHLKNSISDLVEFLAKSFKSDTDLDPALIHALDVMETNQYFNADLLVISDFMTGELSEQVAAKVEQLKQRRNRFHAILIGTNSNENAAEIFNNAWVYDPRDPFASERILAALTDEVSEHYNNVPGAKEVLVQIRTGKDF, encoded by the coding sequence ATGCAAAATTATTTAGAACATAAAACAATGGAAAAATTGGCGAAAAAACTTGATGATTTAAAGCAAGAGGATTTAAAAAATCCAACAATTGTTTTAAAAACTAAATCAAATCGTTGATTAGCTGATTTATATAATGATTCTGTCAATAATTTTTATGATAAAGAATTAGAAAATGAGTTAGCAAAAATTCCTTTACCCCCAACGATGGAAAAAGAAATTTATCTTTTTAATTGAATTAAAGTTAATGGTTATGAAGGATTAAAACAAAACTATCCTAAAACACAAGATTTTTTATTCAAGGTTAATTCACCATTTTATGATCGCCTAAATTTTTATCGTTATGAATTTAATAAAGAAAATAGTAACCCAAAGTTATTATTTCGTGATTTTATTAGTACGTGAGAAAATATCTTAATTAAGCGTTTAATTGATTATCGCTTTGCTAAAATTGAAGAAATCCGGACAAAGTTTTCCCAGCAATTATATAATCGCCTGGAAATCATGAACAAATCAAATAAATTATTAAAAACAACTTGAAATTTCTTTGGTAAATTATGAGACCCCGAAAGAATTTTAAAAAAAGGGGTTGATATGGCGGCAATTGAGAAGTTTGCGCTCTTTTTAGAAACTAATCCCGCAATTATGGAAATTGCGACTTTATTAGGACGCTACCAAGGGGAAAGCAAGTTAATTGAGGAACGAATTCTTGACCAAATTGTAATGGATTTTGAATGACAACCAATTGGTTCATCCCCAGAAGAAATAATTGGGGCGACAGAATCAAAAGATTTAGAACACTTATTCCCCGCTGAATTAGTCTTTTTACGTGATCCGGTCTTAAAATATATTTTTTACAAAAAATTTATTGAGGGAAAATTAACAACATTTGAATTTATTTCCCAAGATCAAGTCCCAATTGAACAAATCAAGTTAGAAACGGTTAAAACCCGTGTTCCCGAAGAAAAGGGGCCAATTATTTTATCAATTGACACTTCTTCATCAATGCAAGGAAGCCCTGAACAAATTGCTAAAGCATTAGCTTTAGCAATTGTTAAAATAGCGGGTCAAGATAAAAGGCCATGTTATATGATTAATTTCTCAAAGTCAATTGATGCCTATGATTTATCGCATTTAAAAAACTCAATTTCCGACTTAGTTGAATTTTTGGCGAAAAGCTTTAAGAGCGATACTGATTTAGACCCCGCTCTTATTCATGCTTTGGATGTCATGGAAACCAATCAATATTTTAACGCTGATTTACTAGTTATTAGTGATTTTATGACAGGTGAATTATCTGAACAAGTTGCCGCTAAAGTGGAGCAATTAAAACAAAGGCGTAATCGTTTCCACGCGATTCTAATTGGAACAAATAGTAATGAAAATGCTGCTGAAATTTTTAATAATGCCTGAGTTTATGATCCCCGCGATCCGTTTGCTTCCGAACGGATTTTAGCGGCGTTAACGGATGAAGTAAGTGAACATTATAATAATGTTCCTGGAGCAAAAGAAGTATTGGTGCAGATTCGCACCGGAAAGGATTTTTAA
- a CDS encoding NAD(P)H-dependent glycerol-3-phosphate dehydrogenase gives MFKNESKNITIIGTGAYGTVLANVLTDNDHHVTMFGIEEEQVNDINNNHLNSRFFRDLKINATIKATTSFTEAVASADYIILGIPVIAIKTIIAKINEVVKHPVVIINVAKGLDWDTHEVLSVEVNRTINPKIMRAYAGLYGPSIAQEVLERKPTCMMAVSEDLAVAKEVRDLFRNEYFIVFADNDVVGAEYGVALKNSVAIAAGMAAGLYASDNAKASLITMGLNETKIFASQKKVKIETFINFAGLADLILTATSAKSRNFNLGWEIAQSDDAKTVLEGHSTTVEGVLTCKTVVHSARENNLYLPLFEALYAILFNNKKPSTVINSIFAQAII, from the coding sequence ATGTTTAAAAATGAATCAAAAAATATTACTATCATTGGAACAGGAGCTTATGGGACAGTTTTGGCCAATGTCTTAACAGATAATGATCATCATGTGACAATGTTTGGAATTGAAGAAGAACAAGTCAACGATATTAATAATAACCACTTAAATAGTCGTTTCTTTCGTGATTTAAAAATTAATGCAACTATTAAAGCAACAACTAGTTTTACTGAGGCAGTTGCAAGTGCTGATTATATTATTTTAGGGATTCCTGTTATTGCTATTAAAACAATTATTGCCAAAATCAATGAAGTTGTTAAACATCCAGTTGTAATTATTAATGTTGCAAAAGGGTTAGATTGAGACACCCATGAAGTATTATCAGTTGAAGTTAATCGCACCATCAATCCAAAAATTATGCGTGCGTATGCTGGGCTATATGGTCCAAGTATTGCCCAAGAAGTGTTAGAACGAAAACCAACTTGTATGATGGCTGTTTCAGAAGATTTAGCCGTTGCTAAAGAAGTTCGTGATTTATTTCGAAATGAATACTTTATTGTTTTTGCCGATAATGATGTAGTTGGAGCTGAATATGGGGTAGCTTTAAAAAACTCGGTTGCAATTGCCGCCGGAATGGCAGCAGGTCTTTATGCTTCAGATAATGCCAAAGCCTCATTAATTACAATGGGTTTAAATGAAACAAAAATCTTTGCCAGTCAAAAGAAAGTTAAAATTGAAACATTTATTAATTTTGCTGGTTTAGCTGACTTAATTTTAACAGCTACTTCGGCAAAATCACGGAATTTTAATTTAGGATGAGAAATCGCACAAAGTGATGATGCAAAAACAGTTTTAGAAGGGCATTCAACAACAGTTGAAGGAGTATTAACTTGTAAAACTGTTGTTCATAGTGCGCGAGAAAACAATCTTTATTTACCATTATTTGAAGCTCTTTACGCAATTTTATTTAATAATAAAAAACCAAGTACCGTTATTAATAGTATTTTTGCTCAGGCAATTATTTAA
- the cmk gene encoding (d)CMP kinase, whose amino-acid sequence MKINIAIDGPAGSGKSTVAEKLAEKLGYQFVDTGLTYRGFTYWCLKNQINFADQTAIKSQLVTFKYQVVGANVFVNDEDVTNKLQKTDIIDNINKITGLDFVREAMVKLQQSLSNDKGVVMVGRDTTTVVLPTADVKIYLTANLKVRAERRWKQNAANGISPNDLSDIQEKLRLRDYADENRAVGPLQIAPDAIVIDSSVQTIDQAVTAIYNLVIKKVGN is encoded by the coding sequence ATGAAAATAAATATTGCGATTGATGGACCAGCAGGAAGTGGTAAATCAACAGTTGCTGAAAAATTAGCGGAAAAATTAGGTTATCAATTTGTTGATACCGGTTTAACATATCGTGGTTTTACTTATTGATGTTTAAAAAACCAGATTAATTTTGCAGATCAAACAGCTATTAAAAGCCAATTAGTAACATTTAAATATCAAGTTGTTGGTGCTAATGTTTTTGTTAATGATGAAGATGTTACAAATAAATTACAAAAGACAGATATTATTGATAATATTAATAAAATAACCGGCCTTGACTTTGTGCGTGAAGCGATGGTAAAGTTACAACAATCTTTAAGTAATGATAAGGGTGTTGTAATGGTTGGTCGTGATACAACAACTGTTGTCTTGCCAACGGCCGATGTTAAAATTTATTTAACAGCTAATTTAAAAGTTCGGGCTGAACGACGATGAAAACAAAATGCAGCTAATGGAATTAGTCCCAATGATTTAAGTGACATCCAAGAAAAATTAAGATTACGGGATTATGCTGATGAAAATCGTGCGGTTGGACCATTACAAATTGCTCCTGATGCAATTGTGATTGATAGTTCTGTTCAAACAATTGACCAAGCGGTAACAGCAATTTATAATTTAGTTATTAAGAAAGTAGGAAATTAA
- a CDS encoding Cof-type HAD-IIB family hydrolase, with amino-acid sequence MNKIELVALDMDGTACVFQEGVLTENIDPIIATQAKGVKVVFATGRPILTSLQEALKVKMDYYHQYFIGFNGACIYDIKNNQIVHEQTIPSATLEVIFALAAKHQIKIWCYTNDLTKVIVNFDPILEANTECVFFNGEFEQYNPNNALISEDGYKCLGFDLTDDHPFVVALTEGHNIEIAIDKNGVAEINAPGINKLLGLRWVTEEWGIELENVMAMGDSMNDYHMLKNVGVGIAMGNAQDAVKAIAKEVTSDAKDGGVAKMLNKYILNSEI; translated from the coding sequence ATGAATAAAATCGAATTAGTGGCGTTAGATATGGATGGTACAGCTTGTGTATTTCAAGAAGGGGTTTTAACTGAGAATATTGACCCAATTATTGCAACTCAAGCAAAAGGGGTTAAGGTTGTCTTTGCAACGGGCCGTCCAATTTTAACTTCGTTACAAGAAGCCTTAAAAGTAAAAATGGATTATTATCACCAATATTTTATTGGCTTTAATGGGGCTTGTATTTATGATATTAAAAATAATCAAATTGTTCATGAACAAACAATCCCATCAGCAACATTGGAAGTAATTTTTGCTTTAGCAGCAAAGCATCAAATTAAAATTTGATGCTATACAAATGATTTGACAAAAGTAATTGTTAACTTTGATCCAATTTTAGAAGCAAATACCGAATGTGTTTTTTTTAATGGTGAATTTGAACAATATAATCCCAATAATGCTCTTATTAGTGAAGATGGTTATAAATGTTTAGGATTTGATTTAACAGATGATCATCCTTTTGTTGTTGCTTTAACTGAAGGACATAATATTGAAATTGCAATTGATAAAAATGGTGTTGCGGAAATTAATGCCCCAGGTATTAATAAATTATTAGGATTACGATGAGTAACAGAAGAATGAGGGATTGAGTTAGAAAATGTGATGGCAATGGGGGATAGTATGAATGACTATCATATGTTAAAAAATGTTGGGGTTGGAATTGCAATGGGTAATGCCCAAGATGCAGTTAAAGCAATTGCCAAAGAAGTAACAAGTGATGCCAAAGATGGTGGTGTAGCAAAAATGCTAAATAAATATATTTTAAATAGCGAAATTTAG
- a CDS encoding ferredoxin: MAERNISKKRTYVNTDLCIACGSCVMIDDSETFFMDDDGFANTKDNDLEIVEAQMVCPTAAIFIKTLEEFKENRKSSADDQ, from the coding sequence ATGGCAGAGCGTAATATTTCAAAAAAAAGAACATATGTTAATACCGATTTATGTATTGCTTGTGGTAGTTGTGTAATGATTGATGATAGTGAGACTTTTTTTATGGACGACGATGGTTTTGCAAATACCAAAGATAATGATTTAGAAATTGTTGAAGCACAAATGGTTTGTCCAACTGCCGCAATTTTTATTAAAACATTAGAAGAATTTAAAGAAAATCGAAAAAGTAGTGCTGATGATCAATAA
- a CDS encoding AAA family ATPase, with protein MKLTERLENLLQQLQKDVYEKDEIFRLALLAMLSGESIFLLGKPGIAKSLVARRLKFAFKNGTIFEYLMNRFSTPEEIFGPISIEDLQRGVYRRLIDRYLPTAEIVFLDEIWKAGPSIQNTLLTIINEKIFRNAGVDMKVPMKLLISASNELPAEGQGLETLYDRFIIRYIAHGLEDTDNFNHMLAGVTDLDVEVDEALQIKHDEYDIWRTEINKVQFSQATFDFIARFRKAMYLATEGTYYISDRRWKKIAQLMKASAYYNGRSVVDKPDWVVIPYCIWDDEQQEEAYNAIFNEFYLDALTFDVRDKKNRLNRELEELSQQYDNLQEAISNKSEYYDVFDGKLQGTFHRILWKDVTKPICFIRVEDLIDARQNKGQATIVEFYYGEDLDNMQDVLQTEVSYVNDRTLKILKTEENVTVEVKNLKVDESVSQLENRILTVEQEINRLGTAFPDEKERLLSLSCIFFNNRYYLAVNNAFSDENLSFINEEQGH; from the coding sequence ATGAAATTGACAGAACGGTTAGAAAATCTACTACAACAGTTACAGAAAGATGTCTATGAAAAAGATGAAATTTTTCGTTTAGCATTATTAGCAATGTTAAGTGGAGAATCAATTTTTTTATTAGGAAAACCAGGGATTGCGAAGTCTTTAGTGGCACGACGCTTAAAATTTGCTTTTAAAAATGGAACCATTTTTGAATATTTAATGAACCGTTTTTCAACCCCAGAAGAAATTTTTGGGCCAATTTCAATTGAAGATTTACAACGCGGAGTTTATAGACGATTAATTGATAGATATCTGCCAACAGCGGAAATTGTTTTTTTAGATGAAATTTGAAAAGCTGGGCCATCAATCCAAAATACCTTGTTAACTATTATTAATGAAAAGATTTTCCGTAATGCTGGGGTTGATATGAAAGTACCAATGAAACTATTAATTTCAGCATCAAACGAATTACCAGCCGAAGGTCAGGGATTAGAAACCTTATATGACCGTTTTATTATTCGTTACATTGCCCATGGGCTAGAAGATACTGATAATTTTAACCATATGTTAGCTGGGGTAACGGATTTAGATGTTGAAGTTGATGAAGCTTTACAAATTAAACATGACGAATATGATATATGACGAACAGAAATTAATAAAGTTCAATTTAGTCAAGCAACCTTTGATTTTATTGCCCGTTTCCGAAAAGCAATGTATTTAGCAACAGAAGGAACATATTACATTTCAGATCGTCGATGAAAAAAGATTGCGCAATTAATGAAAGCATCAGCCTATTATAATGGTCGTAGTGTTGTTGATAAACCTGATTGAGTTGTTATCCCATACTGTATTTGAGATGATGAACAACAAGAAGAAGCATATAATGCGATTTTTAATGAGTTTTATTTAGATGCTTTAACATTTGACGTCCGGGATAAAAAGAATCGCTTAAACCGCGAGTTAGAAGAATTATCACAACAATATGATAATTTACAAGAAGCAATTAGTAATAAAAGTGAATATTATGATGTTTTTGATGGTAAACTGCAAGGAACTTTCCACCGGATTTTATGAAAAGATGTTACAAAACCAATTTGCTTTATTCGTGTTGAGGATTTAATTGACGCACGCCAAAATAAAGGACAAGCAACAATTGTTGAATTTTACTATGGGGAAGACTTAGATAATATGCAAGATGTTTTACAAACGGAAGTATCTTATGTTAATGATCGCACCTTAAAAATTTTAAAAACTGAGGAAAATGTCACAGTTGAAGTTAAAAACTTAAAAGTAGATGAATCAGTTAGCCAATTGGAAAACCGAATTTTAACAGTTGAGCAAGAAATTAACCGCTTAGGAACAGCGTTCCCCGATGAAAAAGAACGCTTGTTATCGTTAAGTTGCATATTCTTTAATAATCGTTATTATTTAGCAGTCAATAATGCTTTTAGTGATGAAAACTTGAGTTTTATTAATGAAGAACAAGGTCATTAA
- a CDS encoding APC family permease yields the protein MHKTTAKKYGFFMCLSMAIGTIIGTGIFFKNEAVYGFTNGNGILGLIAWLIGGIMAVSFGLSFMEISSAKQDSNSGVSLYAKIFGGKRFGHVVRSAMNHVYLPITAAVIAYYTTKASIWAFGGGLVAEEIFKAKVGGHLNYELILATFSILYSLLLVYICSYQEKVGKWIQIVTVILKVFPLIIIGLIGLFFINNDPNAFSESGLGDQSKYPLVAGKSGFEMILMAMPGILFAFDGFLATTYIQKDVVKPEKNIPLALVVGLTAVTVLYLLVSIGTLNLDASGSVAAAAGKIFNSPLANKIFERIIFFFIFISAFGALNGYHFSLTKLSRSSIEDNFGFFGKKANKLATKTSFERATFLYAMVITLFWAIVMAVPTIFTDLDFYGFISDAGVVLAFLMYGSIIGLGLYNRYTKKVSSHQYWYFIPTAIISTICIAFIMGYNIYSYFLNAIETGASAGPIIRISLLLFILICPWSGWWMNEGLSSVIIPITKIENNTTAVQKTGSVNDQGEESTDKQQRIKQRK from the coding sequence ATGCATAAAACAACTGCAAAAAAATATGGATTCTTTATGTGTCTATCAATGGCAATTGGAACAATTATTGGGACCGGAATTTTCTTTAAAAATGAAGCTGTTTATGGATTCACAAATGGGAATGGGATCTTAGGATTAATTGCTTGACTGATTGGGGGAATTATGGCCGTTTCATTTGGTCTATCATTCATGGAAATTTCTTCAGCTAAGCAAGATTCAAATTCAGGAGTTTCTTTATACGCTAAAATTTTTGGGGGAAAAAGATTTGGCCATGTTGTCCGTAGTGCAATGAACCATGTTTATTTACCGATTACAGCAGCTGTAATTGCTTATTATACAACAAAAGCATCAATTTGAGCTTTTGGTGGGGGCTTAGTGGCCGAAGAAATTTTCAAAGCAAAAGTTGGTGGACACTTAAACTATGAATTAATTTTAGCAACGTTTTCAATTTTATATAGTTTATTATTGGTATATATTTGCTCTTACCAAGAAAAAGTTGGTAAATGGATTCAAATTGTTACTGTGATTTTAAAAGTTTTTCCTTTAATTATTATTGGACTAATTGGATTATTTTTTATTAATAATGACCCAAATGCTTTTAGCGAAAGTGGGTTAGGTGATCAGAGTAAATACCCATTGGTTGCTGGGAAGAGTGGCTTTGAAATGATTTTAATGGCAATGCCTGGCATTCTTTTTGCTTTTGATGGGTTCTTAGCAACGACATATATTCAAAAAGATGTTGTTAAACCGGAAAAAAATATTCCCTTAGCGCTTGTTGTTGGTTTAACAGCCGTGACAGTTTTGTACTTATTAGTATCAATTGGAACTCTGAATTTAGATGCTAGTGGCAGTGTTGCGGCAGCGGCCGGAAAAATCTTTAATAGTCCCTTAGCAAATAAAATCTTTGAACGAATTATTTTCTTCTTTATTTTTATTAGTGCCTTTGGAGCCTTAAATGGTTATCATTTTTCATTAACTAAATTAAGCCGTTCTTCAATTGAAGATAATTTTGGTTTTTTTGGGAAAAAAGCTAATAAGTTGGCAACAAAAACTAGTTTTGAACGGGCAACATTCCTTTATGCAATGGTAATAACATTATTTTGAGCAATTGTGATGGCAGTTCCAACAATTTTTACTGATTTAGATTTTTATGGCTTTATTAGTGACGCCGGAGTTGTGTTAGCCTTTTTAATGTATGGATCCATTATTGGTTTAGGATTATATAATCGCTATACAAAAAAAGTTAGTTCCCACCAGTATTGGTATTTTATTCCTACGGCAATTATCAGTACAATTTGTATTGCCTTTATTATGGGTTACAATATTTATTCTTACTTTTTAAACGCAATTGAAACTGGCGCTAGTGCTGGGCCAATTATTCGAATTAGTTTATTATTATTTATTTTAATTTGTCCGTGAAGTGGGTGATGAATGAATGAAGGTTTATCTTCAGTTATCATACCTATTACTAAAATAGAAAATAATACCACAGCTGTGCAAAAGACTGGTAGTGTTAATGATCAAGGTGAAGAGTCAACTGACAAACAACAAAGAATAAAACAACGAAAATAA
- a CDS encoding lipoprotein: MKKLLGFLTSIVVTGSTASAVVACGGEDSTSINQGKTNATTDFKLTDIVKVKNAGTDINQLILSAAIKEGRLKDDISLNILDITDQKNNEYPTANGQKRDGYLVLTFRDDPLIRYTGVITIRFTIVKEATFDITQEVNLGSEYFDVTEYQYNSGQGLDIFIWERVLEKGLEKDAPTDKSAYDFSKITFPPENKLANTSWVLKCNDNANKPGVTYSGEITVTFNWVWYQADIEVSLPAVNNVPNFEQAIWSAVKDKMDGVNNFKFSDQYQNYDIAWEQIKEPSFGDSTSFNILAKPKPNQGDFSLIHIIGKINKDAIAMPTDSIGPIEIEITLKDKSNIDQIINEIWNKTLVLLNDYNLPLLPDFNIFNISSWKTDILNNWPELGLWQTFTLKAINNNSDRRFRGDLTVNVKLLSLGFFERINLTERLNLSVDEIKDQEKVLDKLWSILINEQEWKNAQVSNDRSKYDINYDDIQKAINRSNLLDLPVDYDAVIISKPEANIEKDVEVRLTGVLKVIK, encoded by the coding sequence ATGAAAAAATTATTAGGTTTTTTAACAAGCATTGTGGTAACTGGTTCAACAGCAAGTGCAGTTGTTGCTTGTGGGGGTGAAGATAGTACTTCAATTAATCAAGGTAAAACTAATGCTACCACTGATTTTAAATTAACTGATATTGTTAAAGTAAAAAATGCAGGAACCGATATTAATCAATTAATCTTATCCGCTGCGATTAAAGAAGGACGACTTAAAGATGATATTAGTTTAAACATTCTAGATATTACTGACCAAAAAAATAATGAATATCCAACTGCTAATGGTCAAAAGAGGGATGGCTATCTTGTCTTAACTTTCCGTGATGATCCCTTGATTCGCTATACTGGTGTGATTACAATTCGTTTTACAATTGTTAAGGAAGCAACTTTTGATATTACTCAAGAGGTAAATTTAGGTTCTGAGTATTTTGATGTGACAGAATATCAATATAATTCTGGTCAAGGATTGGACATTTTTATCTGAGAGCGAGTGCTAGAAAAAGGCTTAGAAAAAGATGCCCCAACGGATAAAAGTGCTTATGACTTTTCAAAAATTACCTTTCCACCAGAAAATAAATTGGCCAACACAAGTTGAGTTTTAAAATGCAATGATAACGCTAATAAACCAGGGGTAACATATAGTGGGGAAATTACTGTTACTTTTAATTGAGTTTGATACCAAGCTGACATTGAAGTTTCATTACCAGCCGTTAATAATGTACCAAATTTTGAACAAGCAATTTGAAGTGCTGTTAAAGATAAGATGGATGGAGTTAATAACTTTAAGTTTTCTGATCAATATCAAAATTATGATATTGCCTGAGAGCAAATCAAAGAACCAAGTTTTGGAGATTCAACCTCTTTTAATATTTTAGCCAAACCAAAACCAAATCAAGGTGATTTTAGTTTAATTCATATTATCGGTAAAATTAATAAAGATGCTATTGCAATGCCAACAGATTCTATTGGACCAATAGAAATAGAAATTACCTTAAAAGATAAATCTAATATTGATCAAATTATTAACGAAATTTGAAATAAAACCTTAGTTTTATTAAATGATTATAATTTACCATTGTTACCAGATTTTAACATTTTTAATATTAGTAGTTGAAAAACAGATATTTTAAATAACTGACCAGAATTAGGCTTGTGACAAACTTTTACTTTAAAAGCAATTAATAATAATTCTGATAGACGTTTTAGAGGTGATTTAACAGTTAATGTTAAATTGTTAAGTCTTGGCTTTTTTGAACGCATTAATTTAACTGAACGGTTAAATTTATCAGTTGATGAAATTAAAGATCAAGAAAAAGTTCTTGATAAACTTTGAAGTATTTTAATTAATGAACAAGAATGAAAAAATGCTCAAGTCTCAAATGACCGTTCAAAATATGATATTAATTATGATGATATTCAAAAGGCTATTAATCGTTCAAATTTATTAGATTTACCAGTTGACTATGATGCAGTTATTATTTCAAAACCTGAAGCAAATATTGAAAAAGATGTTGAGGTCAGATTAACAGGAGTGTTAAAAGTTATTAAATAA
- the der gene encoding ribosome biogenesis GTPase Der gives MARKGTVAIVGRPNVGKSTLFNRIIRERLSIVEDTPGVTRDRIYSYSEWLTREFLIIDTGGITLDHKAPFAQQIKVQAEIAIEEADVIIFVVSYKDGIISDDQMIAKLLYKSKKPIILAVNKYDKQEKDSELYEYMTLGFGEPIPVSAAHGIGVGDLLDEVISYLDAIPVVEKPPGINFSLIGRPNAGKSSLVNAILGEERVIVSPIAGTTTDSIDTSFTRNHEKYTVIDTAGIRRRGKVYEKLEKYSVLRAVNAIERSDVVLVIIDGTVPITDQDTNIAGLAFEQNKPIILVVNKWDAIVDKETQTMNQIEKHIRGYFKYLSYAKMVFVSALEKKRLNQLFDTIKTVYEGLKIRVKTSVLNEILVKAQLLNPPPDFNGGRLKIYYATQPVGTIPTFIMFCNEPKYLHFSYKRFIENQIREHFGFEGIPIKILFRKRK, from the coding sequence ATGGCGCGAAAAGGAACTGTAGCAATTGTAGGACGACCAAATGTTGGTAAATCAACTTTATTTAATCGAATTATTCGCGAACGCCTCTCAATTGTTGAGGATACCCCAGGGGTAACTCGGGATCGAATTTATTCATATTCAGAATGATTAACAAGAGAATTTTTAATAATTGATACCGGTGGAATTACCTTAGATCATAAAGCCCCTTTTGCGCAACAAATTAAAGTTCAAGCTGAAATTGCGATTGAAGAAGCAGATGTGATCATTTTTGTTGTTTCTTATAAAGATGGGATAATTTCTGATGATCAAATGATTGCAAAATTACTTTATAAAAGTAAAAAACCAATCATTTTAGCTGTTAATAAGTATGATAAACAAGAAAAAGATAGTGAACTATATGAATATATGACCTTAGGTTTTGGTGAACCAATCCCTGTTTCAGCCGCTCATGGAATTGGTGTTGGGGATTTATTAGATGAAGTAATTTCTTATTTAGATGCAATTCCTGTTGTTGAAAAACCACCGGGAATTAATTTTTCTTTAATTGGCCGTCCAAATGCGGGAAAATCATCCTTGGTTAATGCTATTTTAGGAGAAGAACGAGTAATTGTTTCTCCAATTGCCGGAACAACCACTGATTCAATTGATACTTCTTTTACCCGTAATCATGAAAAATATACTGTGATTGATACTGCGGGAATTCGCCGTCGGGGAAAAGTGTATGAAAAGTTGGAAAAATATAGTGTCTTAAGAGCTGTTAATGCGATTGAACGTAGTGATGTTGTCTTAGTCATTATTGATGGGACCGTTCCAATTACTGATCAAGATACGAATATTGCTGGTTTGGCGTTTGAACAAAATAAACCAATTATTTTAGTTGTAAATAAATGGGATGCAATTGTTGATAAAGAAACACAAACGATGAACCAAATTGAAAAACACATCAGGGGTTATTTTAAATATCTAAGCTATGCCAAAATGGTTTTTGTTTCAGCGTTAGAAAAGAAACGTTTAAACCAATTATTTGATACAATTAAAACAGTCTATGAAGGCTTAAAAATTCGGGTTAAGACAAGTGTTTTAAATGAGATTTTAGTTAAAGCCCAGTTATTAAATCCTCCGCCAGATTTTAATGGAGGGCGTTTAAAGATCTATTATGCTACCCAGCCGGTTGGAACAATCCCAACATTTATTATGTTTTGTAACGAACCAAAGTATCTTCATTTTTCATATAAACGTTTTATTGAAAACCAAATTCGGGAACACTTTGGCTTTGAAGGAATACCAATTAAAATTCTATTTAGAAAAAGAAAATAA